A window of Gemmatimonadota bacterium contains these coding sequences:
- a CDS encoding efflux RND transporter periplasmic adaptor subunit produces the protein MPTLTKTTTYSMLALLTLAGAGACAVSEAREVDAPATTAAYVPTTEAVLATAVDTLLPTVLPADGVAAPMREAMLSTKLMATVTEVLVHEGDQVRAGQLLARLDARDVTAKAEQVAASVAAAEAGQAQAAANVARMRALFADDAAPKATLEQAEAQFAQADAGLRAARAAGAEVSAIGSYSEIRAPFAGRVTHRFVDPGAFAAPGAPIVTVQDDARLRLTVHITPEAARALRAGQRVEAMIEGQPAMARIEGLVPSMGNLYAVNAIVENAAGEFLAGSAAALQLSGGTHRAIAIPADAVTYTGDLTGVTVRTGTGDVRRWVRLGARSGDLVEVTSGLRAGEQVLRRGTDGSN, from the coding sequence ATGCCCACGCTGACCAAGACGACGACCTACTCGATGCTGGCCCTGCTCACCCTCGCGGGCGCCGGTGCGTGCGCGGTGAGCGAGGCCCGCGAAGTGGACGCGCCGGCCACGACGGCTGCGTACGTCCCGACCACCGAGGCGGTGCTCGCGACCGCCGTCGACACGCTGCTACCGACGGTTCTCCCCGCCGATGGCGTCGCTGCGCCGATGCGTGAGGCGATGCTCTCGACCAAGCTGATGGCCACGGTGACCGAGGTGCTCGTGCACGAGGGTGACCAGGTGCGCGCGGGACAGCTCCTCGCGCGGCTGGACGCACGGGACGTGACGGCGAAGGCCGAGCAGGTGGCCGCATCCGTCGCGGCCGCCGAGGCCGGGCAGGCGCAGGCCGCGGCGAACGTCGCACGCATGCGCGCGCTCTTCGCGGATGACGCAGCGCCCAAGGCGACGCTGGAGCAGGCCGAGGCGCAGTTCGCGCAGGCCGACGCCGGGCTGCGGGCGGCGCGAGCTGCCGGCGCCGAAGTGAGCGCGATCGGGTCGTACAGCGAGATCCGTGCGCCGTTCGCCGGCCGCGTGACGCATCGTTTCGTCGACCCCGGCGCGTTCGCCGCGCCGGGCGCTCCGATCGTCACGGTGCAGGATGACGCGCGGCTTCGCCTCACGGTCCACATCACGCCGGAAGCGGCGCGTGCACTCCGGGCAGGCCAGCGGGTCGAGGCGATGATCGAAGGCCAGCCGGCCATGGCACGGATCGAGGGCCTCGTGCCGTCGATGGGGAACCTCTACGCCGTGAACGCGATCGTCGAGAATGCCGCGGGCGAGTTCCTGGCGGGCAGCGCGGCGGCCCTTCAACTGAGTGGGGGCACGCATCGCGCCATCGCCATCCCCGCCGACGCCGTCACGTACACCGGGGACCTCACCGGCGTCACGGTGCGCACCGGCACGGGCGATGTTCGCCGCTGGGTGCGTCTCGGCGCGCGCTCGGGTGACCTGGTCGAGGTGACCAGCGGCCTTCGCGCTGGCGAGCAGGTGTTGCGCCGCGGCACGGACGGGAGCAACTGA
- a CDS encoding TolC family protein, protein MRNALFLLATLLVLVPPLAAQSPLSLRDALARADGRAYANRIAGATADAQAAQALQPYRGILPALRVEAGYVRTTDPIAAFGTKLRQREIGAADFNPATLNFPAAIGNRSAGLVLEQPLFNADAWVGRSSAGAAAMAQAAAADWTRTGTRVDVVRAYFGATLATEKRATLEAAERAAQAHVARAKALADTGLVTRSDALLAEVRAGEVTAQRLTAVSDASHARRALALLLGEPTATYLLPSSMPTADAIRALVSSDTLEIDASDDGPAQRADVRAATLALSAARADALRGKSLYLPRVNGFARYDWNDRTGFFANERSWTAGVMASWSPFAGASEIAESRLTAARARGALAQRDAATANAALERERTRESLGVALAQLDIAEQAAEQSAEALRIVSRKYDGGLATISDLLEAQAMRTQADLGLSFARYRLLIAAAERHQALGSDPSFLTALDSATPTSDRASR, encoded by the coding sequence ATGAGAAACGCTCTCTTCCTCCTCGCCACACTCCTCGTGCTCGTCCCGCCGCTCGCGGCGCAGTCGCCGCTCTCGCTGCGCGACGCCCTCGCGCGCGCCGACGGACGAGCCTACGCCAATCGCATCGCTGGGGCGACCGCGGACGCGCAGGCCGCACAGGCGCTCCAGCCGTATCGCGGAATCCTCCCGGCGCTGCGCGTCGAGGCCGGATACGTTCGCACGACCGATCCGATCGCCGCGTTCGGCACCAAGCTCCGCCAGCGAGAGATCGGGGCGGCCGACTTCAACCCGGCGACGCTCAACTTCCCTGCGGCGATAGGCAATCGCTCCGCGGGGCTCGTCCTGGAGCAGCCGCTCTTCAACGCGGACGCCTGGGTCGGGCGATCATCCGCCGGCGCGGCCGCAATGGCGCAAGCCGCGGCCGCCGACTGGACCCGCACCGGCACACGCGTCGATGTCGTCCGCGCCTACTTTGGCGCCACCCTCGCGACCGAGAAGCGCGCGACCCTCGAAGCGGCCGAGCGCGCCGCGCAGGCGCACGTCGCCCGCGCCAAGGCGCTCGCCGACACCGGGCTCGTCACGCGGTCCGACGCGCTCCTCGCCGAGGTCCGCGCCGGCGAGGTCACCGCACAGCGCCTGACCGCCGTGAGCGATGCCTCGCACGCGCGACGTGCGCTCGCGCTGCTGCTCGGCGAACCGACGGCCACCTACCTCCTGCCGTCGTCGATGCCCACTGCGGACGCGATCCGTGCGCTCGTCTCCTCCGATACGCTCGAGATCGACGCGTCGGACGACGGTCCTGCCCAGCGCGCCGACGTACGCGCCGCGACGCTGGCGCTCTCCGCCGCGCGCGCCGACGCGCTGCGCGGCAAGTCGCTCTACCTCCCGCGCGTGAACGGCTTCGCCCGCTACGACTGGAACGACCGCACGGGCTTCTTCGCCAACGAACGCAGCTGGACCGCGGGCGTGATGGCGAGCTGGTCGCCATTCGCCGGTGCGAGCGAGATCGCCGAGTCGCGCCTGACCGCGGCGCGCGCGCGTGGCGCTTTGGCACAGCGCGATGCGGCCACGGCCAACGCGGCGCTCGAACGCGAGCGCACCCGCGAGTCGCTCGGCGTCGCCTTGGCGCAGCTCGACATCGCCGAGCAGGCAGCGGAACAGTCCGCCGAGGCGCTGCGGATCGTGTCGCGCAAGTACGACGGTGGGCTCGCGACCATCTCCGACCTCCTCGAGGCGCAGGCGATGCGCACGCAGGCCGACCTAGGCCTCTCGTTCGCGCGCTACCGCCTCCTCATCGCCGCTGCCGAACGCCATCAGGCGCTCGGGAGCGATCCGTCCTTCCTGACCGCGCTCGACAGCGCGACCCCGACCTCCGACCGCGCCTCGCGCTGA
- a CDS encoding TlpA family protein disulfide reductase: MSATEVPEPPVARPSRWERLKRRGWHWSDLIWIAALLYAAPTLLPHLGALVGVRSGGSTMPRYSYESLTGARLDADSLRGKVVLVNFWATWCGPCRVEMPVLEAMYQRHRDAGFVIVGLAVDQAPTSKVADYVRERGVTYPVAHVGREAELRFGGVRGYPTSFLIGRDGVVRQRVVGPIGAISLEPAVRRALSEP, from the coding sequence ATGAGCGCGACCGAAGTTCCCGAACCACCCGTCGCCCGTCCCTCGCGATGGGAACGCCTCAAGCGGCGTGGCTGGCACTGGAGCGATCTCATCTGGATCGCGGCGCTGCTCTACGCCGCCCCCACGCTCCTGCCGCATCTCGGCGCACTCGTCGGCGTGCGCAGCGGCGGGTCGACGATGCCGCGCTATTCATATGAGAGCCTGACCGGCGCGCGCCTCGATGCCGACTCGCTCCGCGGGAAGGTCGTGCTCGTGAACTTCTGGGCGACCTGGTGCGGCCCATGCCGTGTGGAGATGCCGGTGCTCGAGGCGATGTACCAGCGGCATCGCGATGCCGGCTTCGTGATTGTGGGGCTCGCGGTGGACCAGGCGCCGACCAGCAAGGTCGCGGACTACGTGCGCGAGCGGGGGGTCACGTATCCCGTGGCCCATGTGGGGCGCGAGGCGGAGCTCCGATTCGGTGGGGTGCGCGGCTACCCGACGAGCTTCCTCATCGGGCGGGACGGTGTCGTCCGCCAGCGGGTCGTGGGGCCGATCGGCGCGATCTCGCTCGAGCCGGCGGTGCGGCGGGCGCTCAGCGAGCCCTGA
- a CDS encoding glutathione peroxidase — MSTESIYEIPVTTLHGEPTTLAPYRGQVLLIVNVASQCGLTPQYAGLEAMHERLASQGFSVLGFPCNQFAGQEPGDERAIETFCSMTYGVTFPLFAKVDVNGPDAHPLWKHLKGERPGFLGTEAIKWNFTKFLVGRDGTVLKRYAPTDEPSAIEPEVAKALVPPADG; from the coding sequence ATGAGCACCGAGAGCATCTACGAGATCCCCGTCACGACGCTGCACGGCGAACCCACCACCCTCGCGCCCTACCGTGGGCAGGTGCTGCTCATCGTGAACGTCGCGAGCCAGTGCGGACTCACGCCGCAGTACGCGGGTCTCGAGGCGATGCACGAGCGCCTCGCGTCGCAGGGATTCTCGGTGCTCGGCTTCCCGTGCAACCAGTTCGCGGGGCAGGAACCGGGGGATGAACGCGCGATCGAGACGTTCTGCTCGATGACCTACGGCGTGACCTTCCCGCTGTTCGCGAAGGTCGACGTGAACGGCCCCGACGCGCATCCGTTGTGGAAGCACCTGAAGGGGGAACGCCCGGGCTTCCTCGGGACGGAGGCGATCAAGTGGAACTTCACGAAGTTCCTCGTCGGGCGGGACGGCACGGTGCTCAAGCGCTACGCGCCGACCGATGAACCCTCGGCGATCGAGCCGGAAGTGGCGAAGGCGCTGGTGCCACCAGCGGACGGCTGA
- a CDS encoding SGNH/GDSL hydrolase family protein: MPFVRYVALGDSSTEGLCDPIDRRRFRGWADRLAAHVAQARALTTPGAEPLLYANLAIRGRRTRQIREEQLGPALAMRPDLASVFCGTNDVIRRGFALEPVIEDIRFMQRALRDQGATVLTITMPDLSEVMPLAKAAAPKLMAFNEAVRAVSRETGTIVADLAAYPWVTDPRFWSGDRLHANTEGHRRIAAALAHALDLPGVDDSWSVPLPHRPRPHALARKAGELRWFAEHFMPWAVRHALGRSSGDGITAKRPTLTPVDS, encoded by the coding sequence CTGCCGTTCGTCCGCTACGTCGCCCTCGGCGACAGCTCCACCGAAGGTCTCTGTGACCCGATCGACCGCCGGCGCTTCCGCGGCTGGGCCGATCGGCTCGCCGCGCACGTCGCGCAGGCGCGAGCGCTCACGACGCCGGGGGCCGAGCCGCTCCTCTACGCCAACCTCGCGATCCGCGGGCGCCGCACGCGGCAGATCCGGGAGGAACAACTCGGGCCGGCGCTCGCGATGCGTCCCGATCTGGCGTCGGTCTTCTGCGGCACGAACGACGTGATCCGCCGCGGCTTCGCACTCGAACCGGTGATCGAGGACATCCGGTTCATGCAACGCGCCCTGCGTGACCAGGGGGCGACGGTGCTCACGATCACGATGCCGGACCTGAGCGAGGTGATGCCGCTCGCGAAGGCGGCAGCGCCAAAGCTGATGGCGTTCAACGAGGCGGTCCGCGCCGTCTCGCGTGAGACGGGGACGATCGTCGCCGACCTCGCGGCGTATCCGTGGGTGACCGATCCGCGCTTCTGGAGCGGCGATCGGCTGCATGCCAACACCGAGGGGCATCGACGGATCGCGGCGGCGCTGGCCCACGCGCTCGACCTCCCCGGCGTCGACGACAGTTGGTCAGTGCCGCTGCCGCACCGGCCGCGCCCCCATGCGCTCGCACGGAAGGCCGGGGAACTGCGCTGGTTCGCCGAGCACTTCATGCCATGGGCCGTGCGGCACGCGCTCGGCCGCTCCTCCGGGGATGGCATCACCGCCAAGCGCCCGACCCTCACGCCGGTCGACTCATGA
- a CDS encoding ATP-binding protein — MDPVRNPFAPGAGAPPPELAGRDELIETVRVAIARTRIRRATKSVLMVGLRGVGKTVLLDRMCEEAAATGIEVIRIEAPEHRSLPAILAPQLRLALLRLSRQSRAADLAKRGLRALAGFAKSLKVKYEDIEVGFDQEPEAGLADNGDLEHDLQALLETAAAAAAAADTALAIFVDELQYVAEEQLAALITALHRMAQQQQPVILVGAGLPQLPGQMGNAKSYAERLFDFPTIGPLPPDAARDAITKPIEHEGAAITPDAVARIIFHTKGYAYFLQEWGKHAWDAAERSPITVQDVARASVTAIAALDESFFRVRFDRLTAAEKRYLRAMAELGPGPHRTGDIAEVLGKQSSSLGPIRASLITKGMIWSPLHGDTAFSVPLFDAFMRRSMPGDDWRA; from the coding sequence ATGGACCCCGTCCGCAATCCCTTCGCACCAGGCGCCGGTGCCCCGCCCCCCGAGCTCGCCGGCCGCGACGAGCTGATCGAGACGGTCCGGGTCGCGATCGCCCGCACGCGGATCCGTCGGGCGACGAAGAGCGTCCTCATGGTCGGGCTTCGCGGTGTGGGAAAGACCGTGCTGCTGGATCGCATGTGCGAGGAGGCCGCCGCGACGGGAATCGAGGTGATCCGCATCGAGGCGCCGGAGCACCGGTCCCTGCCGGCCATCCTCGCGCCGCAACTGCGCCTCGCGCTCCTCCGGCTCTCGCGCCAATCGCGCGCGGCCGATCTCGCGAAGCGCGGCCTGCGGGCGCTCGCCGGCTTCGCCAAGTCGCTCAAGGTGAAGTACGAGGACATCGAGGTCGGCTTCGATCAGGAACCGGAGGCCGGGCTCGCCGACAACGGCGACCTCGAACACGATCTGCAGGCCTTGCTCGAGACCGCGGCCGCGGCGGCGGCCGCCGCGGACACGGCCCTCGCGATCTTCGTCGACGAACTCCAGTACGTGGCGGAGGAGCAGCTCGCCGCGCTCATCACCGCGCTGCACCGCATGGCCCAGCAGCAGCAGCCGGTGATCCTCGTCGGGGCGGGGCTCCCGCAGCTGCCCGGCCAGATGGGGAACGCGAAGTCCTATGCGGAGCGGCTCTTCGACTTCCCGACCATCGGGCCACTCCCGCCCGACGCCGCGCGCGATGCGATCACCAAGCCGATCGAGCACGAGGGCGCGGCGATCACCCCCGACGCGGTCGCGCGGATCATCTTCCACACGAAGGGCTACGCGTACTTCCTGCAAGAGTGGGGGAAGCACGCGTGGGACGCGGCAGAGCGCTCGCCGATCACGGTGCAGGACGTCGCGCGCGCCTCGGTGACCGCGATCGCGGCGCTCGACGAGAGCTTCTTCCGCGTGCGCTTCGATCGGCTCACGGCGGCCGAGAAGCGCTACCTGCGCGCGATGGCGGAGCTGGGACCTGGGCCGCATCGCACGGGGGACATCGCCGAGGTGCTCGGCAAGCAGTCGTCCTCGCTCGGCCCCATCCGGGCGTCGCTCATCACGAAGGGGATGATCTGGAGTCCGCTGCATGGGGACACCGCGTTCTCTGTGCCGCTGTTCGACGCGTTCATGCGGCGGAGCATGCCCGGGGACGACTGGCGCGCCTGA
- a CDS encoding multicopper oxidase domain-containing protein: MPTRRELLWGLAGATVAVTAGAVVRGVREARDSVRAARGGLAGARLEGPQGEVHSPYGHGAEPPTALGPAALDALTIPPPMTRGAVSRTITITQRPVEVAQGVVMDGWTFDGTIPGPILRVTEGETLTLTVRNLTAHPHNLHTHGAHAPVQDGWEPIPPGGERTYEIAPRPFGVYPYHCDLVPGAQHLGRGLHGLMLVDPPGGRAPAAERVLVLGGYDVDGDGRSDLFGWNGVAGFFARHPLKVRRGELVRLYVANLVVDEPVATFHLHANTFDVFRSGTRLVADEHTDVVALTVGERAVLEMRFPEPGRVMFHPHQSRMAEQGAMGWIAIV; this comes from the coding sequence GTGCCCACGCGCCGGGAGCTGCTCTGGGGATTGGCTGGTGCCACCGTCGCGGTGACCGCCGGCGCCGTCGTGCGCGGCGTGCGCGAGGCGCGCGACTCGGTGCGTGCCGCGCGCGGTGGTCTCGCCGGCGCACGTCTCGAGGGCCCGCAAGGCGAGGTGCACTCGCCGTACGGTCACGGTGCCGAACCGCCGACCGCGCTCGGTCCCGCGGCCCTCGACGCCCTGACCATCCCGCCGCCGATGACGCGCGGCGCGGTCTCGCGCACGATCACCATCACGCAGCGCCCGGTGGAGGTCGCGCAGGGCGTGGTGATGGACGGCTGGACCTTCGACGGTACCATCCCCGGCCCCATCCTTCGCGTGACCGAGGGCGAAACGCTCACCCTCACCGTGCGGAACCTCACGGCGCATCCGCACAACCTGCACACGCACGGCGCGCACGCCCCGGTGCAGGACGGGTGGGAGCCGATCCCGCCCGGCGGCGAGCGCACCTACGAGATCGCGCCCCGACCGTTCGGCGTCTATCCGTATCACTGCGATCTGGTGCCCGGGGCGCAGCACCTGGGGCGAGGACTGCACGGGCTGATGCTCGTCGATCCACCCGGAGGGCGCGCGCCGGCCGCGGAGCGGGTGCTCGTGCTCGGCGGCTATGACGTCGATGGCGACGGCCGCAGCGACCTCTTCGGATGGAACGGTGTCGCCGGCTTCTTCGCGCGGCATCCGCTCAAGGTGCGCCGCGGCGAACTCGTGCGCCTCTACGTCGCGAATCTCGTCGTCGATGAGCCCGTCGCGACCTTCCATCTGCATGCGAACACCTTCGACGTGTTCCGGTCCGGGACACGCCTCGTCGCGGACGAGCACACCGACGTGGTGGCGCTCACCGTGGGCGAGCGCGCCGTGCTGGAGATGCGGTTCCCCGAGCCGGGGCGCGTGATGTTCCATCCGCACCAGAGCCGGATGGCCGAGCAGGGCGCGATGGGCTGGATCGCGATCGTGTGA
- a CDS encoding right-handed parallel beta-helix repeat-containing protein: MRLARAFRAFVPCAVLAAAACDPAAQGATQVKMHDNAFVAPVVRIPAGAGVTVANIGRNPHNIVPVDPTRWPAGFDTSAVAPGAQAQFTLAERGVYEFYCSYHGTKDGRGMAGAIVVGDAAYSGGAKGRTPAVATASGVTRAVPAQYPTIQAAVDAAAPGDLVLVDSGTYTEEVTVTTPSLVIRGVDRNAVIVDGEFIRPNGFNVLADAVAIENLTARNHTFNGVFWNGVTGYRGRYLTAHNNGDYGIYAFDSKDGLLEDSYASGSPDAGFYIGQCDPCNAVIRRVIAEHNTLGYSGTNSSGELYILSSIWRYNRGGLVPNSLDTELYPPQHGTVIRANLIHDNNSHTAPGKGLGPLAQGMGVVIGGGRENIVEDNVILDHTGSGVMIAPFIDVNWWPATDNVVAGNLFLHSGRADISVGGPTSARNCIASQSTEAATVAPRWLACGDPGRLVTYVIPANGPGHLPPAEYGAPSGMQNDLVPVLALAFRMWRIRNASWPDYKAQPVPPPQPPMRDARTAPVVPAYEEFARVRPELAYAALPPETESVLQAAHARTTPPEGTPRFGRAVAQLQAWLPLTPALFMEMLLLLIAVRVWLWWREARHGEAIRGRVRVWRLVSVAGMLLWVGLAVVTAVSFSAM, from the coding sequence ATGCGCCTCGCCCGAGCGTTCCGAGCCTTCGTGCCCTGCGCGGTCCTCGCGGCCGCGGCCTGCGATCCCGCCGCCCAGGGCGCGACGCAGGTGAAGATGCATGACAACGCCTTCGTCGCGCCCGTCGTGCGGATCCCCGCCGGCGCCGGCGTCACCGTGGCCAACATCGGCCGCAACCCGCACAACATCGTGCCGGTCGATCCGACCCGATGGCCGGCCGGGTTCGACACGAGCGCGGTCGCACCGGGCGCCCAGGCGCAGTTCACGCTCGCCGAGCGCGGCGTCTACGAGTTCTACTGCTCGTACCATGGGACCAAGGACGGGCGCGGGATGGCGGGTGCCATCGTCGTCGGCGATGCCGCCTACAGCGGTGGCGCCAAGGGTCGGACGCCTGCGGTCGCCACGGCGAGCGGCGTCACCCGCGCCGTGCCCGCGCAGTATCCGACGATCCAGGCCGCCGTCGATGCCGCGGCGCCCGGCGATCTCGTGCTCGTGGACAGCGGGACGTACACCGAGGAGGTGACGGTCACCACGCCGTCGCTCGTGATCCGCGGCGTGGACCGCAACGCGGTCATCGTCGATGGCGAGTTCATCCGCCCCAACGGCTTCAACGTCCTCGCCGACGCCGTCGCGATCGAGAACCTCACCGCGCGCAATCACACCTTCAACGGCGTCTTCTGGAACGGCGTCACCGGCTACCGCGGCCGCTACCTCACCGCGCACAACAATGGCGACTACGGCATCTACGCCTTCGACTCCAAGGACGGCCTGCTCGAGGACAGCTACGCGAGCGGCTCCCCCGACGCGGGCTTCTACATCGGCCAGTGCGACCCGTGCAATGCCGTCATCCGGCGCGTCATCGCCGAGCACAACACGCTCGGCTACTCGGGCACCAACTCGAGCGGCGAGCTCTACATCCTGAGCAGCATCTGGCGGTACAATCGCGGCGGACTCGTCCCCAACTCGCTCGACACCGAGCTCTATCCGCCGCAGCACGGGACGGTCATCCGCGCCAACCTCATCCACGACAACAACAGCCACACCGCGCCAGGGAAGGGTCTCGGACCGCTCGCGCAGGGGATGGGCGTGGTGATCGGCGGCGGACGGGAGAACATCGTCGAGGACAACGTCATCCTCGATCACACCGGCTCGGGCGTGATGATCGCGCCGTTCATCGACGTGAACTGGTGGCCGGCGACGGACAACGTCGTCGCGGGGAACCTGTTCCTCCATTCGGGCCGCGCCGACATCTCGGTGGGCGGGCCGACGAGCGCGCGCAACTGCATCGCGTCGCAGAGCACGGAGGCGGCGACCGTCGCGCCGCGCTGGCTCGCCTGTGGTGACCCCGGGCGGCTCGTCACGTACGTGATCCCGGCGAACGGGCCCGGTCATCTTCCCCCGGCCGAGTACGGTGCGCCCTCCGGCATGCAGAACGATCTGGTGCCGGTCCTCGCCCTCGCGTTCCGCATGTGGCGCATCCGGAACGCGAGCTGGCCCGACTACAAGGCGCAGCCGGTGCCACCGCCGCAGCCGCCCATGCGGGATGCGCGCACGGCGCCCGTCGTGCCGGCGTACGAGGAGTTCGCGCGCGTACGCCCCGAGCTCGCGTACGCCGCGCTCCCGCCGGAGACCGAGTCGGTGCTGCAGGCCGCGCACGCGCGGACCACGCCGCCCGAGGGCACGCCCCGGTTCGGTCGTGCCGTGGCGCAGCTGCAGGCCTGGCTCCCGCTGACGCCAGCGCTCTTCATGGAGATGTTGCTGCTGCTGATCGCCGTGCGGGTGTGGCTCTGGTGGCGCGAGGCGCGTCACGGCGAGGCGATCCGTGGCCGGGTGCGCGTCTGGCGCCTCGTCTCGGTCGCCGGGATGCTGCTCTGGGTCGGGCTCGCGGTGGTGACGGCCGTGAGCTTCAGCGCGATGTGA
- a CDS encoding DPP IV N-terminal domain-containing protein, producing the protein MRPLLRPLARSFVLIATPVALAAQVATAAPGRPYQFTIEDYARAERFLGATSAPLVSGQAGRPNWIGTAGRFWYRTANVGGTASFWLVDPARKSRVPAFDHPKLATALATATGSRVDGDRLPFAAFTFADDLKSITATVRGARWRCDLAAYTCADAGRSAAPVPNSSTSPDGTWIVQRRANNLYARRADGSGAEVVLTTDGIPDFGYATNNAGWTHGENPILTWSPDGKRLATFQHDGRGVREMTLVGTNVGAPKVETWKYPFPGDSVIFRISRVVIDLPGTAGAAPRLTRLQMGPDQHRSTVSDHIACGAAICDLQWYDDGSHVAFISSSRDHKQAWLRIASAATGEVRTVLHETSPTQLGDASHPEDLWRILPATNEFIWWSDRDDWTHLYLYDLTTGQLKNRITTGVGNVSEIVRIDEKTRQIWFMANGREPGRDPYFQHFYRIGFDGKGLALLTPEAANHTVTLSPDGRFFTDVYSTPDTPPVAVVRDGSGRVVQPLERADIRALVASGWRAPIPVTVKARDGRTDIHGLMYVPTQLDTTRKYPIINHIYPGPQSGSVGPRSFVPARGDNQALAELGFIVVELDGMGTPGRSKTFRDFYYGRMNDNTIPDQVAGMKELASRHRYIDIDNVGIWGHSGGGFATASAMFSAPDFFDVGIAESGNHDNRNYEDDWGERYQGLLVREGNGDNYADEANQTHAAKLKGKLFLIHGMMDDNVPPTNTTLVADALMKAGKDFDMLMLPQARHGFGADSPYIMRRRWDYFVVNLQGNVPPKEYRIGQPRVVP; encoded by the coding sequence ATGCGCCCCCTGCTCCGCCCGCTCGCCCGCTCGTTCGTCCTCATCGCGACTCCCGTCGCGCTCGCCGCCCAGGTCGCTACCGCCGCCCCGGGTCGGCCCTACCAGTTCACGATCGAGGATTACGCCCGCGCCGAACGCTTCCTCGGCGCGACTTCCGCTCCGCTGGTGAGCGGGCAGGCGGGTCGCCCGAACTGGATCGGCACCGCCGGGCGCTTCTGGTACCGCACCGCGAACGTCGGCGGGACCGCCTCGTTCTGGCTCGTCGATCCGGCGCGGAAGTCGCGCGTCCCGGCCTTCGACCATCCGAAGCTCGCCACGGCGCTCGCCACCGCGACCGGTTCGCGCGTGGACGGGGATCGCCTGCCCTTCGCCGCGTTCACGTTCGCGGACGACCTCAAGTCGATCACCGCGACGGTGCGCGGCGCCCGCTGGCGCTGCGACCTCGCGGCCTACACCTGCGCCGACGCCGGTCGTTCGGCCGCCCCGGTGCCGAACTCGAGCACCTCGCCCGACGGGACGTGGATCGTCCAGCGGCGCGCGAACAACCTCTACGCACGGCGGGCCGATGGTTCGGGCGCCGAGGTCGTGCTCACCACCGACGGCATCCCCGACTTCGGCTACGCGACCAACAACGCCGGATGGACGCACGGCGAGAACCCGATCCTCACCTGGTCACCGGACGGGAAGCGGCTCGCGACCTTCCAGCATGACGGCCGCGGCGTGCGCGAGATGACGCTCGTGGGCACCAACGTCGGCGCGCCGAAGGTGGAGACCTGGAAGTATCCGTTCCCCGGCGACTCGGTGATCTTCCGCATCTCGCGCGTGGTGATCGATCTCCCGGGCACGGCCGGCGCGGCGCCGCGCCTGACGCGCCTGCAGATGGGGCCCGACCAGCACCGGTCGACGGTCAGCGACCACATCGCCTGTGGCGCGGCGATCTGCGACCTGCAGTGGTACGACGACGGCTCGCACGTCGCGTTCATCTCCAGCTCTCGCGACCACAAGCAGGCTTGGCTCCGCATCGCGAGCGCCGCGACGGGCGAGGTCCGCACCGTGCTGCACGAGACGAGCCCCACGCAGCTCGGCGACGCCTCGCACCCCGAGGACCTCTGGCGGATCCTGCCGGCGACCAACGAGTTCATCTGGTGGTCCGACCGCGACGACTGGACGCACCTCTATCTGTACGATCTCACGACCGGCCAGCTCAAGAACCGCATCACCACTGGCGTGGGCAACGTCTCCGAGATCGTGCGCATCGACGAGAAGACGCGACAGATCTGGTTCATGGCCAACGGACGTGAGCCCGGTCGCGATCCGTACTTCCAGCACTTCTATCGCATCGGCTTCGACGGGAAGGGACTGGCCCTCCTCACGCCCGAGGCGGCGAACCACACGGTGACGCTCTCGCCCGACGGACGCTTCTTCACCGACGTCTACTCCACGCCCGACACGCCGCCGGTCGCCGTCGTGCGCGACGGGAGCGGCCGCGTCGTGCAGCCGCTCGAGCGGGCGGACATCAGGGCGCTCGTCGCGAGCGGATGGCGCGCGCCCATCCCGGTGACGGTCAAGGCGCGCGACGGCCGGACCGACATCCACGGCCTGATGTACGTGCCGACGCAGCTCGACACGACCCGGAAGTACCCGATCATCAACCACATCTATCCGGGCCCGCAGTCGGGCAGCGTGGGGCCGCGCAGCTTCGTGCCGGCGCGCGGTGACAATCAGGCGCTCGCCGAGCTCGGATTCATCGTCGTCGAGCTCGACGGCATGGGCACGCCCGGCCGCTCGAAGACCTTCCGCGACTTCTACTACGGGCGGATGAACGACAATACCATCCCCGACCAGGTCGCGGGGATGAAGGAACTCGCCTCGCGGCACCGCTACATCGACATCGACAACGTCGGCATCTGGGGCCACTCCGGCGGCGGATTCGCGACCGCGTCCGCGATGTTCTCGGCGCCCGACTTCTTCGACGTGGGGATCGCCGAGAGCGGCAACCACGACAATCGCAACTACGAGGACGACTGGGGCGAGCGCTATCAGGGCCTGCTCGTCCGCGAGGGGAACGGCGACAACTACGCCGACGAGGCGAACCAGACGCACGCGGCGAAGCTGAAGGGGAAGCTCTTCCTGATCCACGGCATGATGGACGACAACGTCCCGCCGACCAACACGACGCTCGTCGCCGATGCGCTCATGAAGGCCGGGAAGGACTTCGACATGCTGATGCTGCCGCAGGCGCGGCATGGGTTCGGGGCCGACTCGCCATACATCATGCGGCGGCGGTGGGACTACTTCGTGGTGAACCTGCAGGGGAACGTGCCGCCGAAGGAGTACCGGATCGGGCAGCCGCGGGTGGTGCCATGA